The sequence GGAAAAGTATAGCATCAACTGTTCCCTCTGCATAGATTGATCTACCACAAACATTGTGCTGAAATTCAAAAGAAACActgaaagagagaaaccaaatCAATGTCTGTTCAATTATCAAAGACATTGGCAACAATAAAAAGAAAGCGGATAGACAGTATTACGTTCCGTCTGGTGAGGTCAAATGNTTATTGTCTGTTCAATTATCAAAGGCATTGGCAACAATAAAAAGAAAGCGGATAGACAGTATTACGTTCCGTCTGGTGAGGTCAAATGGTACATATGGAAAGCATGGCCTAACAAGTACTCTTCTGGTACACCAACCATCTCAACTTGTTGCACGGGGTCTCGTATTAGTTGTACCTGATAGAATATACATGAGGATAACTAGAATATTCTGAAGGGGATTTGAGAATATATTAACTTCAATGCATGTTATAGAAGAAGTCAATTTCAAGGCTTGACAACAAATTGAATTTCTCTATATGCTCCAACtccaatttaatttaatctttaTATCATTCGTTTTCATTCTCTTTTCCTCCAAAAAAACAGAAGACCCTGAAAATCTATTAGACCTTTTATCTTCCATTTCATTCTCTTCTCCTTCCAAACTTAAAAGATAGTTTGGAAATATTCAATAACTGAATTGGCAGTCTGCACCACCACTTAAAGATGGAAAAAACACTCAGACAAGTCTAATGGAACACTTGTGCCATACAGGATATATAATCTACTCTAGACATTTTGCTGATATTGAAATAGTGCAATGGATTTAAGAGAACGTGGTGAGTTCTGCTAGATGAATGTCCATGAAAGAAGGAGAAACATAAATCTGCAAGTTACCTAGAAGAATGTGTGTCCCAAGAAATGGGCCGCAGCAGGGGTAGGGAAACCCCAAAGCCAATTGGCACTATGGTAAGATATAGGAACTAGATGGAAAAAGATATTATATAGGAGCAAGAAGGATCACAATAAAGTGCCAGGGACGATGATAGCTTTGGAAGAAAAGTGGATGTTTTCTTTTTaactaaaagggaaaaaaaatagtGGATGTACTCTGTTCTCTATATCTAACAGATCGGGGTCACCTTTTCAGAAATTTGACTCATTATACAGAAAATTTTTAAAGCAATAGCCCCCTTTCTTAAGCAATACACGGGATTAGAGAGTGGTGATACATATATTGTACTAGTCGTTTACCATCAAATCCTTTCATGAAGCCCATTGCAGTTACTGAAAACATAGTTAAAGTCAAAACACAAATAACTTGTTTGTGGCAGTTATTGCCACTCAACTTGGCTCCAGCCTAGACCTGAAACTCCATCAATGACTATGCATTTAGATGCCTTTCACCTACACTATCAGATTCTTTCCCAGACAACTTATTTACACCGGACACTAAAGTTGGGGGCATTAGAAATTAGTCAAGTTGTGCAAAGATGAACTCATGTTCGTAAAAGCATGGAAGACCACGATCAAATTCGTAGAGTAGCATTTTCATAAGAGAGTTCACTATTTAGTGAAAAGGAAAAAGTCCGGACGAACTAAAATAGTAAAACTGGAATGGGGAATGGAAATTTGAGGGTATGGAAGAACCATGATAGAACaatgttttgttgttattgaATAAGCAAAGCAGTAGACGCACCTTATCCAAATCAAAAGAAACACCTAGTTTCTCAAAGCAAGAGATAACAGCCTTCGCAGTTCCAGAAGTGTCCAGTTTACTTGCTTGATGAGACTCCATCACCTTATAATTTGATGAAGAGGGTCAAAATTCAGATGACAATCACAAGATACtataaatcaaactaaatgTCCTGTTAAAACATTGAGATGAATAAGACTATAAAATGATCGATAAATAAGGAAATAAGAAAGGGTAAGCAAATAAGAAAACAAGATGCACTATGAATGTACagatatatagaaaattagacATGGAAATAAGCATACATTGCATATGTGGTTGGATACCCAGATTTatctcaatcaaataaaatatcttattgTTAAAAAGCACAATCAGAAAGAATTCAGAAATCCAATAATTCTTCGCAGACCAGTTACTTCATATTTCAGTGATATAAGCATGACGTTTGTCCACTGTATCTCAAATCagaaaatagtaaaagaaacaCTCCTAAGAAGACGGTGAATTGCTATGTTTAATCCAGGAGCATGCAAATAGCCAAACCATAACCTAAAACACAGGCACGATACCTTGTGGATACTAAATGATCTAGTACTAGGCATTTGGACAATATCTGGTTGAAGTTGaacaaaaaagaatttgaagatGAAGTTGAAAAGGAGTATTTTGAAGTTCAGACATTTGCAAGTCATTTAAGACCCCTTAATGCTCTGCCTATGTCTCTCCATCCATGAACCGCAAGAGGCAAACTGAAACCCCAGTTGTGAAAGGAACAGCTGCTTAAGAGCTCATAATTGAGTGAGGAACAGCCATTTTATTCGCGCAGCAGTCTAGATTTAAAAACAACTTCTAGTGGCCCACTGGATCAATCACACATGCAAACAACTGGTGGTTGGTCTGTCCATTTCTACTGTCCAATTTGCCCAATCACACAAAAAGTCCAATTCTGCTGTCTGCCAAAAAAACTGATTTTGTAGAGCACTTCAAAGAAACAAACAACGAGTTCCAGTTCTTCATGGTAAAGTGTACTTCAGAAAGTAATTCCCAATAGCTTTAACATCTTCTACAGcaacattaaatattaaaagcCAATATGCAAATATCCGGATGAACAGAATTTATGTTAACCTCGTATACATGTCAAGGAAAACATAAACTGACATATCAATGCAAGTAATGCAACTAAGAGCATTTTAAGGTAAAAGAATGGAAGCATGGACAGAATATAGTCAGCATTTCAAATCACTATGAGATACAAGAGTTTGGAAACCAACGGTCAACTAGCATGGCAAAGGAGACAAACCTGTAAACTGTACCCAGAGAAAGCTCCAGGGAATTGTTCTGCCATGATTTCCATGGCTGCGAGAAAAGCTACCACCTAAAATAGAGCCAATCATACAGGTATACCTCCTGTTAAACTACAGTCTGGcacacaataacaacaacaacatacccagtgacAAAAGAAGAGCAAAATGTCTAAACCTGCTTTCCCATTTGTGGGGAGATCACAGCATAAACTTTTGAGTCTACCACTGTTTTGTACAGCTTCTCCCTATCTCCACCAGTTGTTCCCATTACAAAAGGCACTCCAACTTTACAGTATAATTCAGCATTATCTGCAGGTTCATGGTGGAAACAAGAACATTACAATGGCTATGTCAATGGAATCTCCAGCAAAGAATGCAATATATATCATTTTGGTGCTTTCGTATTTTTATATCTCATTGCACACCCTCTACTGTCCTCCACTAAAGACATGTGTAAGAATTATCACAGAAGCCTACCTATGCTggctaaattttatttataagaaccTCAGAATCAAGATGATTGAATTTACAGACAAACTTTGAAGTTTAGCATTTTACAGAAAAACATTATAAAACTTCACCTGAcaccaaaaattttaagttgCAAGGAAATCTAAATTTTACAAGAGAAATAGTCTATGTTTTCCTCTCAACACAACTGTGGTTTCTTTCTAACAAAATCatccaaaatattaataaaggaATGGTTCTCCATTTCTGCCCATAATACTTAGCTTCTGTTGGTTCCAGCTAGCCACTGCTAGCTCACAAACATCATTCACTGAATACCATAAAGCTTCCAAAACATACACACAATTTGCTAAGTTACAATGTCGCAAGATATATCATACAGACCCAGCAGAAGCTTCACAAAAAAGTTGCGCAAGCTGCTTTGTGTTATTAACCATGCCTCATCCAAAAGCTAGCCACTAAAAACATCATCTCTGTTAGGGATTAGGCTCTCCAAAGAATTTTCGGTAGCCGCTGAGTAGATTGGCCAATTTCGAGTTTCTGCTCTTGTCCACATCATTCAGCCCCCCTCGCCTATTCTTGTGAAGCCATAGTTCTTGTAATTTGTCTACTTCCATTCCCAAGACTAAATATCACTTTGAAAGCATATGTTAAGACTGAACTTGCTTCTTCTAATAAGCTCAACCAATGTTgctaatctttttttttctctcttttgatAACAGATAAATCCCGAGTCTAGTAGCACACGCTTTGAAACTTGGTGGATAATGTACCCACTACctttctccacttaaatatcATGATTTTGGTTGAGGTAGGGTTTAAAGATGTGATTCGTGTCTAACCAACATACACGTGATGAACGCTGCCACTAGATCAAAGCCCAGGGGCAATGTTGCTAACCTACTGTTTATGATAACACGTGGATATGCTTCTGTCAAGATTGTGATTCCACACCATTAATAACGAAACAACATTTATAAGTAACAAATCCCTCTCGGAAGGTCTAAAGTAGTTCATAGAGAATGGTTGACCTTATTTTCATATGATAATGTCCAAAAGTATATGTGCATTGACATCAAACACGAAATATCAAAACAATAAGATCAATAAATCTATAGCATATCATAACAGCCTAAAGATATTGGAAAATGACAAAACTCAGCAGATTCAAACTGAATTGCTGTATGTCATTGGCATATCGCCGTAAAGTATTGAAATCTTGTCTTACCATTCACTGCAGCAGGCAATGTGTAGTCCACTACAATTAGATTAGGGTGTTCCTCAAAGACAGAGGACAAGAGGTTTTCTCTATCCGAAGGACCATGCACAATTATCTCTTTTCCACCCGCCTCCACAGTTTTTCCTTCATCTTGTGGACCACCAAAACATATAGGCACAGGTTGAAGTCCCGCAGCGATTGATGCTTCAAGAACTGCCCTCCCCATTTTGCCAGTACAACCATTCACCTtcacatcaaaataaaacaaacctAACTCAAACAGTATTACATTGCTAAAACTAGAAATCAATTAACAACACTGTAATTTAAAATCATTGGcaaacatattaattaaaaaaaagcaaGGAAGCTACCATTATAGGGAGTGGCTCGATTTTTGATTTAACTAAAACCTCAACATTTTGTGCTGGAGCAGAACACATCTTCACCGAATATTTTCGACCTCGAACAAAACTATTGCAGCCATTTTTGCTGCTTGAACTGTAACGCATTCCTCCTCCATTAATGTAAAGTGGAACTTTGATGATAGCCCACATTGTTTAACTGCAATACAATGAGAAAGCACACACAAATTATAAAGATTTTGACTCGTGAGCAAAGACACTCTAGGGTTTTAAAATTATCGGCCAAGTGTAGgtgttattttagtttttaggaCATTgctataaaatttgtataaatgttGTACTTCATTAAGTTTAATTTTacaaaatgatttatattatggaaattgtaaaatattttgtGTAAATCAAGTTCTGTAATAAAAGATAGTAGTAGAATTATTGgagaaaattaaattgattttttaaaataataatataacaatccttttgatactttaatttttgaaattataaaaataagtacCTTAGTTTTATAATCACAAAGACTTGTTCTTTAATTTATGAATCAATAAacgtaataaatatatatatatatatggaaagtGAGAATAAGTATAAAAAGGGAGAGATAAAtgctttaattaattaacaaaaaaagggaaatttatCTAATTTGCTTATCCACTCtgaaaaataaaccaaattcaatttttttttaaaaaaaaaacacataaaattagTAGTAGTAACTTAGATTCGTGGGCCTTAATATATTGGGGCCTAAACCCAAGGTTTTAGCAGCGTTGTGGTCTGGCTGGCCCGCTATACATTGATAacggtatattttattttatttttatatgagattttttttaaaaaaaattatatgagatttaaaatgataattaacaaaaaaatatatatatacataatgtCTCCTTTTAATGAAGATTATCAAAATGCtacattatattaaaagtattcaatataagttttaaaaacaaGGGCTCTAATCAATGATTAGAGCCCttgtttttaaaacttatgtttattttgattcgtgattaatttatataaatagcaaattaataatctaaaataaatagagtagccagggtttgatttaattgtgcttcaTAGCAAAAAATTGTCAAGCGCCTCTCTCCctaatatctcgctcgccactctcctccaatctctcgctcgcttcctcactttttatacaaacacaagtgtataaaattatttctaattgtataaagcagagaaaattgtataaatacatatatttttgtttccctctctcccctcttccagatctcgctcgcactctcccaaatctcgctcgccaccctcgcctttctcacttatacaaacagaagcgaaatgtNctcgccaccctcgcctttctcacttatacaaacagaagcgaaatgtataaattgtgtttctgtttgtataaagcatgagaaaattgtatatacacatgcaagtacatatattttcgtcctatacacttataattatacaataaaaatactctccTGCCCAGTTTcatttgtctttctctctttctcgttttatacaattttcaaattgtatctaaattctctctttctcgttttatacaattcgattcaattgtatattccttgtcaagtcacatttgtctttctctctttctcattttatacaaattcaaattgtatataatccttctatacacttataataatacaattcgttttatacacttcgtttttatatagttctctgcccaagtgtctttatctttcttgttttatacacttcattttatataatttgcttcaactgtatatgtatagcgaattattcAGTTTCTATGTTTACTATAGAGCGCAAatatgcaaactttgttatagcatacaaatatgaattttttatttgctatatgtgaaagttttcctTCATACAATAGTGATAAAAAACAATTAGGTATTCAAAACAAGTAAATGTTTAATTcagttatatttttaattaaattatttttattcatgaagTTTGACCTTCTCTAATTTATCTGTTTTCTTTATTATCTTTGCATATGAAGacttaaattcaaatttaatttatgtgaagatcgagaaaaattatatcaaatgtaGTTTCTGAAATGCTGAATTTCATACAAAATAACCAACAAACAAAAACTGTTCAACCCTACTCATAATCAACAACCCAAACGACCCCAAAATTGTTGTTTGATATATAGTGATCTTCTTGACATTTTGCAAACAAAAATAtggaataaatataaataaatatgcgACTAATAATTGTAACAAGATTTAATCCCTAATTTATATGGTCTTTCACTATTGGATGTGGTCATTGTGATCAAGCACTATTACAAGCTGGGAAAGGGAAAGGGACAATCGATGGATATTCAGTGAAAATATTACTACAAAAAAACATTTTGATACGACAAAAGAAACAACTGACTAGCTTTATAATATCATAAAGAAAGTAGATGATTTGACCCTTTCATCATTTGATAGGTAGTCCCATAGAGTTGTGCAGATATTAGTAATATAGTAATGACAAAAGAAATAACTAGTTAGTCTTATAGTATCATAAAGAAAGTAGATGATTTGATCCTTGGTCATTTGGTAGCTAGCCCTACAAAGTTATGCAGATATTAGTattgtatattaattattagttatatAGGTATTAGTTATATAGTGTTTAGTTATGTAAGATTCAGTTATACATACATACTATGTAGGTATTAATTATCTAGAGTTtaattatatagaaattataatacattattgagcaatttttatttcttaattccaaaaaaaattagcgAGCTAATATTTGTTATGAccattaaaataatcaactatataaattacacattaaaaaaataccaatagctaaaaataataaaataaaatgataaaaagtaaTTAAGTAATTTGTATTCAATATGATTAAGTATTTAAGTAATAGGTTatctaagttattttttaaaaaaaaaaactaaaaaaattgaaatgtgtATTGATGGTGCGTTGTAAAAAAACTATGCAGAGAAAttaattacaaataataatCACTCCCTTACCACCAAAGATAACAATTAACAAGAATTTAAGAAGATAAAATTATCAAGCAGAAAAACTCATAGTGCCttctttttacattcattaaatatttgatttgttGTAAATCAATACATATTTAAAAGTAAATCGACAGTGATAGAtatattatttactattttaacaCATGTATAATTAATACACCATAACTTGTTCCACTATCCCGCATAAgttatatatagattttttcacaagttatacaaatattaaatattaatcatgTAGGACTACAAAAAGCGCAATCAAACACCGTAtgaaattaatacatgaataatttttatataacattTAAAAAGCTACCAATCAAacattgtataaaattaatacataaataacttttatacaatatttgaaAACTTACCAACCAAATTTGCAAAAcaaacattatataaaaataatacataaataacaaAGTAATTCATATATTAGAAGTAGCTTAAGCCTGCTATCAAACGGCCTTAATGTCTCCTTAAAATAAAGATATGAACCTTAAAATGGCTTCtattaaaaaagtatatatatatatatatatataNNNNNNNNNNNNNNNNNNNNNNNNNNNNNNNNNNNNNNNNNNNNNNNNNNNNNNNNNNNNNNNNNNNNNNNNNNNNNNNNNNNNNNNNNNNNNNNNNNNNNNNNNNNNNNNNNNNNNNNNNNNNNNNNNNNNNNNNNNNNNNNNNNNNNNNNNNNNNNNNNNNNNNNNNNNNNNNNNNNNNNNNNNNNNNNNNNNNNNNNNNNNNNNNNNNNNNNNNNNNNNNNNNNNNNNNNNNNNNNNNNNNNNNNNNNNNNNNNNNNNNNNNNNNNNNNNNNNNNNNNNNNNNNNNNNNNNNNNNNNNNNNNNNNNNNNNNNNNNNNNNNNNNNNNNNNNNNNNNNNNNNNNNNNNNNNNNNNNNNNNNNNNNNNNNNNNNNNNNNNNNNNNNNNNNNNNNNNNNNNNNNNNNNNNNNNNNNNNNNNNNNNNNNNNNNNNNNNNNNNNNNNNNNNNNNNNNNNNNNNNNNNNNNNNNNNNNNNNNNNNNNNNNNNNNNNNNNNNNNNNNNNNNNNNNNNNNNNNNNNNNNNNNNNNNNNNNNNNNNNNNNNNNNNNNNNNNNNNNNNNNNNNNNNNNNNNNNNNNNNNNNNNNNNNNNNNNNNNNNNNNNNNNNNNNNNNNNNNNNNNNNNNNNNNNNNNNNNNNNNNNNNNNNNNNNNNNNNNNNNNNNNNNNNNNNNNNNNNNNNNNNNNNNNNNNNNNNNNNNNNNNNNNNNNNNNNNNNNNNNNNNNNNNNNNNNNNNNNNNNNNNNNNNNNNNNNNNNNNNNNNNNNNNNNNNNNNNNNNNNNNNNNNNNNNNNNNNNNNNNNNNNNNNNNNNNNNNNNNNNNNNNNNNNNNNNNNNNNNNNNNNNNNNNNNNNNNNNNNNNNNNNNNNNNNNNNNNNNNNNNNNNNNNNNNNNNNNNNNNNNNNNNNNNNNNNNNNNNNNNNNNNNNNNNNNNNNNNNNNNNNNNNNNNNNNNNNNNNNNNNNNNNNNNNNNNNNNNNNNNNNNNNNNNNNNNNNNNNNNNNNNNNNNNNNNNNNNNNNNNNNNNNNNNNNNNNNNNNNNNNNNNNNNNNNNNNNNNNNNNNNNNNNNNNNNNNNNNNNNNNNNNNNNNNNNNNNNNNNNNNNNNNNNNNNNNNNNNNNNNNNNNNNNNNNNNNNNNNNNNNNNNNNNNNNNNNNNNNNNNNNNNNNNNNNNNNNNNNNNNNNNNNNNNNNNNNNNNNNNNNNNNNNNNNNNNNNNNNNNNNNNNNNNNNNNNNNNNNNNNNNNNNNNNNNNNNNNNNNNNNNNNNNNNNNNNNNNNNNNNNNNNNNNNNNNNNNNNNNNNNNNNNNNNNNNNNNNNNNNNNNNNNNNNNNNNNNNNNNNNNNNNNNNNNNNNNNNNNNNNNNNNNNNNNNNNNNNNNNNNNNNNNNNNNNNNNNNNNNNNNNNNNNNNNNNNNNNNNNNNNNNNNNNNNNNNNNNNNNNNNNNNNNNNNNNNNNNNNNNNNNNNNNNNNNNNNNNNNNNNNNNNNNNNNNNNNNNNNNNNNNNNNNNNNNNNNNNNNNNNNNNNNNNNNNNNNNNNNNNNNNNNNNNNNNNNNNNNNNNNNNNNNNNNNNNNNNNNNNNNNNNNNNNNNNNNNNNNNNNNNNNNNNNNNNNNNNNNNTTTTTTATCGTAATATTTCCTGTGTTgtttatatttcataatttatttattattttgtgacCGAAGAGTCCAATTTCTTTTTAGCCCGATGAGTGATGGCTAAAATAACAATATGTTTCCCAACTTGttggttaattttattttcatttctagAGTTGTTAATGTGAACTGTCATATTTTATCCAAGCTAGTCTATAcatgttttaaaatatgatgattatgtcaAGCTGGTTCATGTTTTTTGTAGGTCAGAAAACACTCGGTCCATCTCATCAGTACGTGGACTGCGGGCtatgtcatttttaaaaaaaacatatattttttaattaaattattaacgtAAATATCGACAAGATATCTTCATTTTAATCTATATTTTATATgcaaattcaattatttaaacattaaaaatacctaAATTTAAGAACtacatataataattaaatgtacacaaaaaatattaatatgtttGAGAAAAATCATGTGCCAGTTCCGAGTAGCTACAAATGTTTGATTATTTTCATGATGAATGCAACTTCTATGCTTGGTAAGAACACATCTAAAAATGCTGAATGATGATTCTAATGATACAATAGTAATAGAAATAGGTAAATCACGtttgatgattttaaatttcaatatttcaaacttttaatagCGGTTGAGTTTGAACTTTtgctatttttaatattttattgtatttttaattttaatcatcTCTTTATTTAGCTCACGGACCAACTCAACTCATATTACTTAAGGCCCACACACCAACATAATTATTTGGGTTGGATTAAAAAgttcttttcttaaatgaaCTCTCATATTTTAGATCAATCCTATTGAATCACGAATTAGATCACATTAGTCCAACAGATTTAACTCATATTGATGACTCTATTCCTTTCATATTTATACTGACATATTCCCCTTCTACTTTAActtaattacaaaattaattatttacttagcgttaaattttgttaaatgaCAATAT comes from Solanum pennellii chromosome 1, SPENNV200 and encodes:
- the LOC107008530 gene encoding 4-hydroxy-tetrahydrodipicolinate reductase 1, chloroplastic-like; the encoded protein is MWAIIKVPLYINGGGMRYSSSSKNGCNSFVRGRKYSVKMCSAPAQNVEVLVKSKIEPLPIMVNGCTGKMGRAVLEASIAAGLQPVPICFGGPQDEGKTVEAGGKEIIVHGPSDRENLLSSVFEEHPNLIVVDYTLPAAVNDNAELYCKVGVPFVMGTTGGDREKLYKTVVDSKVYAVISPQMGKQVVAFLAAMEIMAEQFPGAFSGYSLQVMESHQASKLDTSGTAKAVISCFEKLGVSFDLDKVQLIRDPVQQVEMVGVPEEYLLGHAFHMYHLTSPDGTVSFEFQHNVCGRSIYAEGTVDAILFLAKKVKLKEEKRIYDMIDVLREGNMR